A single region of the Triticum dicoccoides isolate Atlit2015 ecotype Zavitan chromosome 2B, WEW_v2.0, whole genome shotgun sequence genome encodes:
- the LOC119361832 gene encoding putative disease resistance protein RGA1, producing the protein MDVSACSGGLDPARLAKAPQLLRSASQAMEGLAADIHSSGGSGRKCAPGASRCGGKTAAPILEVLEAYLLEIWGISAAAEYKALALQARDAFYFNQDLQDTVDCRRFHSSNPSRVQFKPLPALRWCGWHCLPFGIVAPKPPKKIVKDIKVVNQETRKIGDLLDKGEDGSSRRRPPPPRMPDSSREILQTRVFIGRDKDKDDIVQMLIQPCANSVICVVGDAGIGKTTIAQMVFSDATVREHFDVKCWVSVSSSSNKMELAAEILRSVLPAWDGSADKMVDFQMLQSELRRALTSKRYLIVLDDVWNITDETWMDMLAPLQSADTGSRIMATSRMDTMPHIFRASQLYTLNPLKSKDCWALLKEHALPSDPCNVYQELHPIGKQIAEKINGSPLAAKLVGGLLGDTRSKIHWMNIMEKGLQDNAVFSALRLSYKYLPVHLKRCFAYCSLFPEDYKFDPAHLFRLWIAEGFVQPQDRAEKRMEDIAREYFDQLLSRSFFQEIKLGSKTYYLVHGLLHDLARSVAAEDCFRIDDGTNCDIPLTVRHLSVTMNSLPALTSFRSLKELRTLLIRPSLPSNSSCSQEDFAVNLKDILEKSKQLRVLDLSCFNSKELPQCIDDLLHLRYLSIHGSIQRLPESIGKLLHLQVLCFTGKCSFDKLPESVTMLVNLRHLLVETKCTAGLAGIGRLANLQGSLEFHIEKREGHRLEELRNINGLHGLLKIKGLENVSSYEEACKAELNKKTHINSLNLEWSSASRNNPPPADAKVLEGLKPHQDIKVLNLRRYCGTRAPSWLPLLQQLRSLHLTNCRSLTMLPPLGHLGSLRHLHMKELCAVDRIGHEFYGTGDVAFPSLNFLEFDDFPMLHGWSGIAHGKSFPCLERLIIMDCPELVKIPPFPPTTCEVTIERTQFLPYMRLAPFSSSSEKLQLDVCTTSVHFNGLLHEKHREAIVALNISGAEQVVATEEIGSLVSLQRLQLSRCNFTDQNFSRFLQVLPCLLSLEIVDLPNMISLPAAETLKFCTMLTELSIRNCQLLHSLSSLQYFDSLKVLVIERCPKITATSFPLNFRSLSSLKVLRISYCSELQSLPAYGLPSSLETLHIIGCHPELSKQSRNRAGHYVETCFGT; encoded by the coding sequence ATGGATGTGTCGGCGTGTTCCGGCGGCCTGGATCCCGCGAGACTGGCCAAGGCGCCGCAGCTGCTGCGCTCGGCCTCCCAGGCCATGGAGGGGCTGGCCGCCGACATCCACTCCTCCGGCGGGAGCGGCCGGAAATGCGCGCCTGGGGCCAGTAGGTGCGGGGGGAAGACCGCCGCCCCCATCCTGGAGGTTCTCGAGGCCTATTTGCTCGAGATCTGGGGCATCTCTGCTGCCGCCGAATATAAGGCGCTGGCTCTGCAGGCCAGGGATGCCTTCTACTTCAACCAAGACCTTCAAGACACGGTCGACTGCCGCAGGTTTCACTCCTCCAACCCATCTCGGGTTCAATTCAAACCACTTCCCGCTCTCAGGTGGTGTGGTTGGCACTGCCTCCCTTTTGGAATAGTTGCGCCCAAACCACCCAAGAAGATCGTCAAAGACATCAAGGTTGTGAATCAAGAAACTCGCAAGATTGGCGATCTACTGGACAAGGGGGAAGACGGCTCATCGCGGCGGCGGCCGCCCCCACCGCGCATGCCTGACTCAAGCAGGGAAATTCTTCAGACTAGAGTATTCATTGGGCGCGACAAGGACAAGGATGATATCGTGCAAATGCTCATCCAGCCATGTGCCAACTCTGTTATCTGTGTTGTTGGTGACGCAGGAATTGGGAAGACAACTATTGCTCAGATGGTGTTCAGTGATGCAACAGTTCGGGAGCATTTTGATGTCAAATGTTGGGTGTCAGTTTCCAGCAGCTCCAACAAGATGGAGCTCGCAGCCGAGATCCTAAGGTCGGTCCTACCGGCTTGGGATGGCTCCGCTGACAAGATGGTGGATTTTCAAATGCTTCAGTCGGAGCTCCGTCGAGCTCTTACTTCCAAGAGGTatctgattgttcttgatgatgtgTGGAACATCACGGATGAAACCTGGATGGACATGCTCGCTCCTCTACAGTCAGCAGATACCGGGAGCAGAATTATGGCTACTTCCCGCATGGACACCATGCCTCACATCTTCAGAGCGTCGCAGCTGTACACCTTGAATCCGCTGAAGAGCAAGGATTGCTGGGCCCTGCTGAAGGAACATGCTTTGCCAAGTGATCCCTGTAATGTCTATCAAGAACTTCACCCGATCGGGAAGCAGATTGCTGAAAAAATCAATGGATCACCTCTGGCTGCCAAGCTGGTGGGAGGTTTGCTGGGAGATACAAGGAGCAAAATTCACTGGATGAACATCATGGAAAAAGGATTACAAGATAATGCTGTTTTCTCCGCCCTACGCTTGAGCTATAAATACCTACCGGTACACCTCAAGCGATGCTTTGCATATTGCAGTTTGTTTCCAGAGGACTATAAGTTTGATCCAGCACACTTGTTCCGCCTTTGGATTGCCGAGGGTTTTGTTCAACCACAAGACAGGGCTGAAAAAAGGATGGAAGACATTGCTAGAGAATATTTTGATCAGCTCCTTTCACGCTCATTCTTCCAGGAAATCAAGCTTGGATCCAAGACGTACTACTTGGTGCATGGCTTACTCCATGATCTTGCAAGGTCTGTCGCAGCGGAGGACTGCTTCCGTATTGACGATGGCACGAACTGTGACATCCCGTTAACAGTGCGCCATCTGTCTGTCACCATGAACAGTCTACCTGCTCTCACAAGCTTCCGCAGTCTAAAAGAGTTGCGCACCTTGTTAATCCGACCGTCACTTCCATCCAACTCCAGTTGCTCCCAAGAGGATTTTGCTGTGAATTTAAAAGATATCCTGGAGAAGTCAAAACAGTTGCGTGTTCTTGATCTCAGTTGCTTTAACTCCAAAGAGTTGCCCCAATGCATTGATGACTTATTGCACCTCCGTTACCTATCTATCCATGGCTCCATCCAGAGGCTTCCTGAGTCGATTGGCAAGCTCCTGCATCTGCAAGTATTGTGCTTCACTGGGAAATGTTCTTTTGATAAGCTTCCTGAGAGCGTTACTATGTTGGTCAATTTGCGGCACCTTCTTGTTGAAACAAAGTGTACTGCAGGATTGGCGGGCATTGGTCGGCTAGCTAACCTTCAGGGATCACTTGAGTTCCACATTGAGAAGAGGGAAGGGCATAGACTAGAAGAGTTGAGGAACATCAATGGTCTCCATGGGCTACTAAAAATAAAAGGTCTAGAAAATGTTTCAAGCTATGAAGAAGCCTGCAAAGCTGAGTTGAATAAAAAAACACATATTAATTCTTTGAACTTAGAATGGAGCTCTGCTAGTAGGAATAACCCTCCTCCTGCGGACGCAAAGGTACTTGAAGGCCTAAAGCCGCACCAAGACATTAAGGTACTTAACCTTAGAAGGTATTGTGGCACCAGAGCTCCCAGCTGGCTACCGTTATTGCAGCAGCTGCGTTCCTTGCACCTTACCAATTGCAGGAGTTTAACCATGCTTCCTCCACTGGGGCATTTAGGATCACTCAGACATTTACACATGAAGGAGCTGTGTGCAGTTGACCGTATTGGACATGAGTTTTATGGCACTGGTGATGTGGCATTTCCATCCCTAAACTTCCTTGAATTTGATGATTTCCCGATGTTGCATGGCTGGTCCGGGATAGCACACGGAAAGTCATTTCCATGCCTTGAAAGATTAATCATAATGGATTGTCCAGAATTGGTAAAAATTCCTCCCTTCCCCCCAACTACTTGTGAAGTTACCATTGAGCGTACACAGTTCTTACCATATATGAGGCTTGCCCCTTTTTCTTCGAGTTCAGAGAAGCTCCAACTGGATGTTTGTACAACTTCTGTCCACTTCAACGGCTTACTTCATGAAAAGCACAGAGAAGCCATTGTAGCCTTAAACATAAGTGGTGCTGAGCAGGTCGTTGCTACTGAGGAAATAGGGTCGCTTGTTTCTCTACAAAGGTTGCAGCTTAGTCGCTGCAATTTTACTGACCAAAATTTTAGTAGGTTTCTCCAGGTTCTACCTTGTCTCCTCTCATTGGAGATTGTAGACCTGCCTAACATGATATCTCTTCCAGCAGCGGAAACACTTAAGTTCTGCACCATGCTCACTGAGTTGTCCATACGTAACTGCCAGCTTTTGCACTCTCTATCCTCATTGCAGTATTTTGATTCACTAAAAGTTCTGGTGATCGAGAGATGTCCTAAAATTACTGCAACATCATTTCCGTTGAACTTTAGGAGCCTTTCATCTCTCAAAGTGTTGAGAATATCATACTGCTCAGAGCTCCAATCTTTACCAGCGTACGGTCTGCCATCCTCATTGGAAACACTTCATATTATTGGGTGCCACCCGGAGTTGTCCAAGCAGTCAAGAAATAGGGCAGGACATTACGTTGAAACTTGCTTTGGTACCTAG